Proteins from a genomic interval of Sphingomonas sp. Y38-1Y:
- a CDS encoding aspartyl/asparaginyl beta-hydroxylase domain-containing protein: MRIQALPLPARPIARLPAPSASAAPRRPLIIRVGKALRGLFDRLIAASSLVPNDPVLDMRDFAWTEGLRAEWQAIRDEARAVAMDQGAAPSLSDISPDHRTIAAPEMWQSFFLHGYGYPIPENLARCPRTAALVARVPGLNSAFFSILAPGTHIPAHRGVTKGLVTCHLGLIVPQDGDVRMRVGDRFVRWAEGETLVFDDTYDHEVWNDSAGTRVVLLIQFERPLAQPGRWIADLFLGFVRRSPFVQEARANIHAWNRAMSSLDR; this comes from the coding sequence TTGCGTATCCAGGCCCTTCCCCTTCCCGCCCGCCCGATCGCGCGTCTTCCCGCGCCGAGCGCCTCGGCCGCACCGCGCCGCCCGCTCATCATCCGCGTCGGCAAGGCATTGCGCGGGCTGTTTGACCGGCTGATCGCCGCTTCGTCGCTCGTGCCCAACGATCCCGTGCTCGACATGCGCGACTTCGCCTGGACCGAGGGCCTGCGCGCCGAGTGGCAGGCGATCCGCGATGAAGCGCGCGCGGTGGCAATGGATCAGGGTGCCGCGCCCAGCCTGTCCGACATCTCGCCCGACCATCGCACGATCGCCGCGCCAGAGATGTGGCAATCCTTCTTCCTTCACGGCTATGGCTACCCCATTCCGGAGAACCTGGCGCGCTGCCCGCGGACCGCGGCGCTCGTCGCGCGCGTTCCCGGGCTCAACAGCGCCTTTTTCTCGATCCTCGCGCCTGGCACGCACATCCCGGCGCATCGCGGCGTCACCAAGGGACTCGTCACCTGTCACCTCGGCCTGATCGTGCCGCAGGACGGCGACGTCCGCATGCGCGTCGGCGACCGCTTCGTGCGCTGGGCAGAGGGCGAGACGCTCGTCTTCGACGACACCTATGACCATGAGGTCTGGAACGACAGCGCCGGCACCCGGGTCGTCCTCCTGATCCAGTTCGAGCGGCCGCTCGCCCAGCCGGGCAGGTGGATCGCCGACCTGTTCCTCGGCTTCGTGCGCCGCTCGCCCTTCGTCCAGGAAGCGCGCGCCAACATCCATGCCTGGAACCGGGCGATGTCCTCGCTCGACCGGTGA
- a CDS encoding NifU family protein translates to MLIETEATPNPATLKFLPGRNVMASGTRDFVSPEEAEASPLAQALFDLGDVTGVFFGRDFVSVTAAPGVDWAMLKPDVLGILLDHFAGDMPLFRPGSAGEISVPPESAAFAEDPEDADIVAQIRELIDTRVRPAVANDGGDIVYRGFEKGKVYLQMQGACSGCPSSTATLKQGIEQLLRYYVPEVTEVRAV, encoded by the coding sequence ATGCTGATCGAGACCGAAGCGACACCCAACCCCGCGACCCTCAAGTTCCTGCCCGGCCGGAACGTGATGGCGAGCGGCACCCGCGACTTCGTCAGCCCTGAAGAGGCGGAGGCCTCGCCGCTCGCGCAGGCGCTGTTCGACCTGGGTGACGTGACCGGCGTGTTCTTCGGCCGCGACTTCGTCAGCGTGACCGCCGCGCCCGGCGTCGACTGGGCGATGCTGAAGCCCGACGTGCTCGGCATCCTGCTCGACCACTTCGCCGGCGACATGCCGCTGTTCCGCCCGGGCAGCGCCGGCGAGATCTCCGTCCCGCCGGAAAGCGCCGCCTTCGCCGAGGATCCGGAGGACGCCGACATCGTCGCGCAGATCCGCGAGCTCATCGACACGCGCGTCCGCCCCGCGGTCGCCAACGACGGCGGCGACATCGTCTATCGCGGGTTCGAGAAGGGCAAGGTCTATCTCCAGATGCAGGGCGCCTGTTCGGGCTGCCCGTCTTCGACCGCGACGCTCAAGCAGGGCATTGAGCAGCTCCTCCGCTACTATGTGCCCGAAGTGACCGAGGTCCGCGCGGTCTGA
- a CDS encoding M16 family metallopeptidase encodes MISPIRSRTALGVLLLAAAFPIAAQQTAAPQPVPQQAAPSQAAPAPRSVAPTVIPLMQPGPVQTADEPWLYKGSDITPDPAWTFGTLPNGLRYAVRRNGVPPGQVAIRVRIDAGSLMEQDSERGFAHLIEHLSFRGSQYVPDGESKRLWQRLGVTFGSDSNASTTFTQTVYKLDLPSATPQGLDESMKVLSGMMAAPALTQAALDAERPVVLAEQRERLNPSMRFSDATRSLFFAGQPLAGRSPIGTVETLNGATAASVQAFHDRWYRPDRTTIVIAGDVDPAQLTQLVQKHFTGWTAKGPATPAPDFGKPKDGAPASAVSTEPSIPPVVTMAILRPWNITADTVLFNQERMIDQIAVRILNRRLESRARGGGSFITANADLQDVARSANLTAVSIVPVGEDWETAVRDVRRVIADAMVNAPTQGEIDREVAEIDAAMKNAVDTSRVEAGAIQADEIVQAVDIRETAASSEGSLGIFRGAVAKKFFTPDRVLAATKKVFEGDRRAIVNTRAPDATIQAKLAAVLDEDVSKLAYARARGGSIGFDQLPRIGSAGKVAERKVGVAEPAIEHVRYANNVNLLVFPNESETNKVYVRVRFGSGLRGLPADRITPVWAGDLALIPSGIGKFGQEEIDRLTSGRQIGLDFAVDDDAFVFGALTTPADLADQLKLIAAKLNTPGWDPNPVARARAVMLAGYAGFESSPDGVLGRDLEKLLHAGDARWGVPPREAVEKLDAKAFRAFWEPILKTGPIEVQVYGDVKGEAVVEAVGATLGALKARQPAPFSGPTPGFPAHNATPVTRTHEGQPNQAAAVIAWPTGGGSDAISEGRRLEVLAAVFRDRLFDRLRSQAGVSYTPNIVNDWPVGMPGGGRLVAIGQVPPDRVDFFFKLAREIAADLITTPVSEDELRRAQLPVAQSWIRMSSGNTFWLMQTGGGTRDPARLASIATLPQDIGRMAPAELQALAAKYLRPERDWTMSVVPSAKVLAGAKPAALPTAAPAALVAPGAR; translated from the coding sequence ATGATCTCCCCGATCCGTTCGCGTACCGCCCTCGGCGTGCTGCTGCTCGCCGCCGCTTTCCCCATCGCCGCCCAGCAGACCGCCGCGCCGCAACCGGTGCCGCAGCAGGCCGCGCCATCCCAAGCCGCGCCCGCGCCGCGATCGGTCGCGCCGACCGTCATCCCGCTGATGCAGCCGGGGCCGGTACAGACCGCGGACGAGCCCTGGCTGTACAAGGGCAGCGACATCACGCCCGATCCGGCGTGGACGTTCGGCACGCTGCCCAACGGCCTGCGCTATGCCGTGCGCCGCAACGGCGTGCCGCCGGGCCAGGTGGCGATTCGCGTGCGCATCGACGCAGGCTCGCTGATGGAGCAGGACAGCGAGCGCGGCTTTGCGCACCTGATCGAGCATCTGAGCTTTCGCGGGTCACAATACGTCCCTGATGGCGAATCCAAGCGGCTGTGGCAGCGGCTGGGCGTCACCTTCGGATCCGACAGCAACGCCAGCACGACCTTTACGCAGACGGTGTACAAGCTCGATCTGCCCTCGGCGACGCCGCAGGGGCTGGATGAGAGCATGAAGGTGCTGTCGGGGATGATGGCGGCGCCGGCGCTGACGCAGGCGGCGCTCGATGCCGAGCGGCCGGTGGTGCTTGCCGAGCAGCGCGAGCGGCTCAATCCGTCGATGCGCTTCTCCGACGCCACGCGCAGCCTGTTCTTTGCCGGCCAGCCGCTGGCCGGCCGGTCGCCGATCGGCACGGTCGAGACGCTGAACGGCGCGACCGCGGCGAGCGTGCAGGCGTTCCACGATCGCTGGTACCGGCCCGACCGCACGACGATCGTCATCGCGGGCGACGTCGATCCGGCGCAGCTGACGCAGCTCGTCCAGAAGCACTTCACCGGCTGGACCGCGAAGGGTCCTGCGACGCCGGCACCCGATTTCGGCAAGCCCAAGGACGGCGCGCCGGCGAGCGCGGTGTCGACCGAACCCTCGATCCCGCCGGTCGTCACCATGGCGATCCTGCGCCCCTGGAACATCACCGCCGACACGGTGCTGTTCAACCAGGAGCGGATGATCGACCAGATCGCGGTGCGCATCCTCAACCGCCGGCTCGAATCGCGAGCGCGGGGTGGCGGGAGCTTCATCACCGCCAATGCCGATCTTCAGGACGTCGCACGCTCCGCCAACCTGACCGCGGTCAGCATCGTGCCCGTGGGCGAGGATTGGGAAACCGCCGTCCGCGACGTGCGCCGCGTGATCGCCGACGCGATGGTCAACGCGCCCACGCAAGGCGAGATCGACCGCGAAGTCGCCGAGATCGACGCGGCGATGAAGAACGCCGTCGATACCAGCCGCGTCGAGGCGGGCGCGATCCAGGCCGACGAGATCGTCCAGGCGGTCGACATCCGCGAGACCGCGGCCTCGTCCGAAGGATCGCTCGGCATCTTCCGCGGGGCGGTGGCGAAGAAGTTCTTCACGCCCGACCGCGTGCTCGCCGCCACCAAGAAGGTGTTCGAGGGCGACCGCCGCGCGATCGTCAACACGCGCGCGCCCGACGCGACGATCCAGGCGAAGCTTGCCGCGGTGCTGGACGAGGACGTGTCCAAGCTCGCTTATGCCCGCGCGCGTGGCGGATCCATCGGCTTCGACCAGCTGCCCAGGATCGGCAGCGCGGGTAAGGTCGCCGAGCGCAAGGTCGGCGTCGCCGAGCCCGCGATCGAGCATGTCCGGTACGCCAACAACGTGAACCTGCTGGTCTTCCCGAATGAGTCCGAGACCAACAAGGTCTATGTCCGCGTGCGCTTCGGCAGCGGGCTGCGCGGGCTGCCGGCGGATCGGATCACGCCGGTCTGGGCTGGCGACCTGGCGCTGATCCCGTCGGGGATCGGAAAGTTCGGGCAGGAGGAAATAGACCGGCTGACCAGCGGACGGCAGATCGGGCTCGACTTCGCGGTCGACGACGACGCCTTCGTGTTCGGCGCGCTGACGACGCCCGCCGACCTTGCCGACCAGCTCAAGCTGATCGCGGCCAAGCTCAACACGCCGGGTTGGGACCCCAATCCCGTCGCGCGGGCGCGGGCCGTGATGCTGGCGGGCTATGCCGGGTTCGAAAGCTCGCCCGACGGCGTGCTCGGCCGCGACCTCGAAAAGCTGCTCCATGCCGGCGACGCGCGCTGGGGCGTGCCCCCGCGCGAGGCGGTCGAGAAGCTGGACGCCAAGGCGTTCCGCGCGTTCTGGGAACCGATCCTAAAGACCGGGCCGATCGAGGTGCAGGTTTACGGCGACGTCAAGGGCGAGGCCGTGGTCGAGGCGGTGGGCGCGACGCTCGGCGCGCTGAAGGCTCGCCAGCCGGCGCCGTTCAGCGGCCCGACACCCGGCTTCCCCGCGCACAATGCGACGCCGGTGACGCGCACGCACGAAGGGCAGCCGAACCAGGCCGCGGCGGTGATCGCCTGGCCGACCGGCGGCGGCAGCGACGCGATCAGCGAGGGAAGGCGGCTGGAGGTGCTGGCGGCGGTGTTCCGCGACCGGCTGTTCGATCGCCTGCGCAGCCAGGCGGGGGTGAGCTATACCCCCAACATCGTCAATGACTGGCCGGTGGGCATGCCGGGCGGCGGGCGGCTGGTCGCGATCGGGCAGGTGCCGCCCGACCGGGTCGACTTCTTCTTCAAGCTGGCGCGGGAGATCGCCGCCGACCTCATCACCACGCCCGTCAGCGAGGACGAACTGCGGCGCGCGCAGCTTCCCGTCGCGCAAAGCTGGATCCGGATGTCGAGCGGCAACACCTTCTGGCTGATGCAGACCGGCGGCGGCACGCGCGATCCCGCGCGGCTGGCGTCGATCGCGACGCTGCCGCAGGACATCGGCCGGATGGCACCCGCCGAGCTCCAGGCACTGGCGGCGAAGTATCTGCGGCCCGAGCGCGACTGGACGATGAGCGTGGTGCCGTCGGCCAAGGTGCTGGCGGGGGCGAAGCCGGCGGCGTTGCCGACGGCTGCGCCCGCGGCGCTGGTCGCTCCCGGAGCCCGCTGA
- a CDS encoding M20/M25/M40 family metallo-hydrolase has translation MTIDRRTMLKTGAAGMGIAAAGPALAADPHADIRRAVEAGHPAAVERLREWIALPSIAAEDRGYPQGPDYMRRLALDAGFQSAEIVPSKGKPGVFATLDAGARKTLGIYFMYDVKQYDPKEWSSPPLEGRIVDKPGLGKVMVGRGAVNQKGPETVFLAALHAFKAAGRKLPVNLVLVAEGEEEIASPNFHEIVQSPRVAAALRKTIGVIIPTGWQNPATGAVTLALGAKGAMEFELTVSGEKWGRGPKGDIHSSEKARVDSPPWRLVAALSTLVSPDGNTVMIDGIQEKVAPLTPRQRELIAMTARATDEAVVKQQLGVTRWIDDMDWDASLIRLAQVPTVNIQGLVSGYTGPGGKTVLPGRATAKIEMRLVPDMTIEDTLKKLRAHLDKRGFQDVEINVSGGYGPTQTDEQSALIRAELATCERLGVPATLAPRLAGSWPGVIFTGPPLNLPAGQFGFGHGSGAHAPDEYFLIESSNPKVMGMKDATMGFVDFLYQVAATA, from the coding sequence ATGACGATCGACCGGCGGACGATGCTGAAGACGGGCGCGGCGGGCATGGGGATCGCCGCCGCCGGCCCTGCGCTTGCCGCCGATCCGCACGCCGACATCCGCCGCGCGGTCGAGGCCGGCCACCCCGCCGCGGTCGAGCGGCTGCGCGAATGGATCGCCCTCCCCTCGATCGCCGCGGAGGATCGCGGCTATCCGCAAGGCCCCGACTACATGCGCCGCCTCGCGCTCGATGCGGGCTTCCAGTCCGCGGAGATCGTGCCTTCGAAGGGCAAGCCCGGCGTGTTCGCGACGCTGGATGCGGGCGCCAGGAAGACGCTCGGCATCTACTTCATGTACGACGTCAAACAGTATGATCCCAAGGAATGGTCGAGCCCGCCGCTCGAGGGGCGGATCGTCGACAAGCCGGGCCTGGGCAAGGTCATGGTCGGCCGCGGCGCGGTCAATCAGAAGGGGCCGGAGACGGTGTTCCTCGCCGCGCTCCACGCGTTCAAGGCGGCGGGCCGCAAGCTCCCCGTCAACCTCGTGCTCGTGGCCGAGGGCGAGGAGGAGATCGCCTCCCCCAATTTCCACGAGATCGTCCAGAGCCCGCGCGTCGCCGCGGCGCTTCGCAAGACGATCGGCGTCATCATCCCGACCGGCTGGCAGAACCCGGCGACCGGCGCGGTGACGCTGGCGCTGGGAGCCAAGGGCGCGATGGAGTTCGAGCTCACCGTCTCGGGCGAGAAATGGGGCCGCGGGCCCAAGGGCGACATCCATTCAAGCGAAAAGGCGCGCGTCGACAGTCCGCCCTGGCGGCTGGTCGCCGCCCTGTCGACGCTGGTCAGCCCCGACGGCAACACTGTCATGATCGACGGCATCCAGGAAAAGGTCGCCCCGCTCACCCCGCGCCAACGCGAGCTGATCGCGATGACCGCGCGCGCCACCGACGAGGCGGTGGTGAAGCAGCAGCTCGGCGTCACCCGCTGGATCGACGACATGGATTGGGACGCGTCGCTGATCCGACTGGCACAGGTGCCGACCGTCAACATCCAGGGGCTGGTCTCGGGCTATACCGGCCCCGGCGGCAAGACGGTGCTGCCCGGCCGCGCGACCGCGAAGATCGAGATGCGGCTGGTCCCCGACATGACGATCGAGGACACGCTGAAGAAACTGCGCGCGCACCTCGACAAGCGCGGGTTCCAGGATGTGGAGATCAACGTGTCGGGCGGCTACGGCCCCACCCAGACCGACGAGCAGAGCGCGCTGATCCGCGCCGAGCTTGCCACCTGCGAGCGGCTGGGCGTCCCCGCAACGCTCGCGCCGCGGCTGGCGGGAAGCTGGCCGGGCGTGATCTTCACCGGCCCGCCGCTCAATCTACCCGCCGGCCAGTTCGGCTTCGGCCACGGCAGCGGCGCGCACGCACCCGACGAATACTTCCTCATCGAGAGCAGCAACCCCAAGGTGATGGGAATGAAGGATGCCACGATGGGCTTCGTCGACTTCCTATACCAGGTCGCGGCGACGGCTTGA